The DNA region GACACCGGTGAGCCGGGCGGGGGTCTGCCCCTGATAGAGGGGGATGCCGCCCCCGTCGAGCCCGACCAGGCGGAAGGTGTAGCTGCCGTTGGCCAGGGTCATCTGCACGGTGGTGCCCGGCCGGGCGGTGGCCGTGCGCACCACCGCCCCGCCCTGCAGCACATCGATGCGGAAGCTCGCAATGGTGGGTGGAGGCGTGGTGGTCAACACACCAACCGCCGTCGGGGTCGACCCGAGGGGGATGGTCACGGTGGTGGTGGAAGAGGCACCACCCCCCGCCCCGCCGGCGGCACAGCCGGCGGCGGAGGCGAGCAGCAACAGGCACAACACCGGGAGCGGAGACGGAACCACGCGCATGGAGACCCTCACTTCCCCCCCGTGGACAAACGATACCCGAGCGGCGAGGAGAAGTCCACCGCGCGTTGTGGGGCGAAGGGGGCCAGATCGACCGGTGGGGACTCGTCGCAGAGCAGCGCGGCCATCGCCTCGGCGGTGATCGGCGCCAGCGCCACGCCGTTGCGGTAGTGGCCGCTGGCCACAAACAGCCCCGGAACCCCTTTGATCGCCCCGAGGAAGGGCATGCCGTCGGGGCTGCCCGGGCGGAAGCCCATCCACTGCCGCTCGATCACGCAGTCGGCCAGCCCCGGCATCATGCGCATCACTCCGTCAAGCAGGCTGTGGATCGCCGCCACCGTGTTGCCGCCGCGAAATCCCACCTCCTCCATCGTCGCTCCGACCAGCACCCGGCCGTCGTCGCGCGGCACCAGATAGACCTCATCGTGCTTGACGATGTGGCGCACCCTCCCCGGCCGGGTGGCCAGCAGCACGATCTGCCCCTTGACCGGCCGGATCGAGAGCGCCGCACCCAGCGGCGCAAGCAGCCGGTCGCTCCAACTGCCGGCGGCGACCAGAAGCCGGCGGCAGGCAAGGCTGCCACCATCCTCCAGCTCCACGCCGCAGACACCGCCGCCATCGACGCGAATGCGCGCCACCGGCGTATGGTCGCGCACATCCACCCCCAGCTTCGCCATCCAGCGGCGTGTCGCCTTGAGCAGCCGGGGGTTGCGCAGTTGGGCCACCTCCGGCCAGCGCAGCGCCCGCCGCACCCCGTCGGCCAACACCGGCTCGGCCGCCTGCGCCTGCGCGCCATCGAGCCGCTCCAGCCGCCAGCCGAAGCGCTCCGACCAGTCGATCGCCGGCCGCCAGTGGGGCTCGTCGCCGAAGAAGGGGATGAGCAGACCGCTGCGCCGCCAGCCGACATCGATGCCGCTCTCCGCCGCCAGCCGGGCCTGCAGCTCGGGGTAGCGCGCCAGACTGGCCTCCACCAGCCGGGTGAAGGCGTCGGGATAGCGCCACGGATGGATCGGGCAGAGGATGCCGGCGCCGGCCCAGGATGCCTCGCGGCCGAGCTCGCCCGCCTCCAGCAGGGTGACGCGCACGCCGCGAAGCCGCAGCAGGCAGGCGGTGAGGCAGCCGACGATGCCGCCGCCGATGACGGTCACCTCCCGTCCGCTCACCGTGTCTGCCCCTCTTGGTAGTAGTAGTCGTACATGCGCAGCAGCGACTCGGTGATGCGCCACGCCTCGTTGTAGGAGAGGCCGCTGTCGTCAGGGAAGAGGATGCGCACATAGAGCTTGCGCCCCAGCCGCTGCTTGAGCCGCGACAACCGCCGGTGCAGTTCGACCGAATCGACCTCGGTGAAGGCCTTGGCCCCCGGCTCCTGCAGGGCGATGTGCAGCACGCCGTTCTGCTTGCGATAGCGCACCGAGACCACCACCTTGCCCAGACTGGAGCGGGCCGGCCGGATCAGCCGGCGGTACTTCGCCTCCAGGTCGCTGTAGTCGTCCCGCATCTGACGCAGGTGACGCTGCTCTTCGGCCAGGTCCCGGCGCAACCGTTCGAGGTCGAGCGCCTGCTGCTGCAGCCGGCCGGCCGCCTGCGCCGCCTCCGCCCGGCTGGTCGCCACCTGACTGCGCAGCCCGACCAGCGCCTGCTCCAGCTCGCCGATGCGCCGCTCGGCCGCCTGCCGCGCCTTCTGTCCCGCCTCGGCCTTCCGCCGCCAGCCGGCCGCCTCGGCCGTCGCCCGATCGAGCTTCCGTTCGAGCTCCCGCCGCTGCCGGCTGCTGTCCATCAACTGGGCGCGCAGCATCTCCAGCTCGTGCTCGCTCCGGACCAACCGGTTGCTCAGGTCGCGATTGGCGTCGGTGGTGCGGGCGATCTTCTGCGCCGCCTGCTGCGCCGCCGCCAGCGTCGCCTTGAGCCGGGCGACCAGATCCATGTTGCGCAGCAGCAGGCCGAGCATGGCCATGAGGAAGATCATGACGATGACCATCATGATGTCGGTGAAGGAGGGCCAGAAGCCCTCCTCCCGCATGCCGGCGCGGTGGACGCGCAGGTCGGGGAAGGCCACCGCCCTACTCCGCCTCCGGACCGGGCAGGCGGAAGCCGCGGCGCAACACCCCGGCGATCCGCTCCAGCTCGGCCACCAGCCGCGCGTGGCGCCCCTCCGCCTGCCGCTGCTGGTCGGCGATCGCCTCCAGCAGGCGCGGCTGGGCGTCCGCGGCCTGCTCCATCCGCTCGACCAGCCCGCCCATGGCCAGCAGCAGCTCGGCCAGCTGATGGTTGATGGTCTGCGCATCGACATGGTAGCGCGGCAACAGCCAGTGGATGGTGGTCTCCTCAAGCGCGGCCAGCAGCCGGGTCTCGGCGTCGGCCACGCTGTGCATCAGCCAGGTGAAGTAGAGGTAGCAGAGGATGGCGGTCATGGTGGTGGAGAGCGCGGTGGACATGCCGTGGATCACCAGCCCCATGCCGCTGCTGTTGACCGTGTTGAGCAGGTCGGAGGCGCCGACCAGCACCATGGAGAGCGAAACGATGGTGCCGAACACCCCGCAGAGAATCAGGCTGCTGTTGACGAAGCGCGGCAGATTCATCCGCCCGCTCTGCCGCGCCACCAGCGTGGCGGCGAGCACCTCGTGGCGGATCGGCTGGCCTGTGGCATGGAGATGGTCGAGTGCCGCCACCCGCTCGGCGATGAGCGAGCCTGCGGGCAGCGAACCGGCCGGCAGATCGCCGTTGCCCGGCAGCAGGGCCAACGCCGCGCGCAGCGCCTGCTCCTCGCGCAGGAGCGCGACCAGCAGCTGCACCAGCCGGACCAGCCCGACCAGGAAGAGGGCCAGCACCAGCCCGTTGAGTAGCCAGCCTGTCCGTCCCACCTGATGGGCGCCGTAGAGCGCGGCCAGCGCCGACGACTGCCACCAGGCCAGCCCGAGCACGACCAGCAGCAGCACGGCGGCGGTGGCCGCGATCCGGCGGACCCCGCAATCAACGACGATCGGCGGCGCTGCGGCCACCCCCTGCTCCCCCTGCGCCATGGTCAACCTCCTTGCCACCGTCGTTCTTGATCAGACCGCAACAGGTCCGTCCGTGGACTTTTTGCCTGGGCAGGGATCGAAGCGCGCACGCTTCGATCTCTTTTCAACGGCAGGAAGGGAATCCCTTCCCCGAACGGCACTCGCGCCGTTTTGCCGCCATCGCCATTCTCGGATGGGAATCCGCTCCTTCCTACAGGCGCGGCATGCCAACGCGGCGGATGGCGGCTGTAAACGAACCCGTCATCCCTCCCGCTCCAGCACCAAACCGGCGGCGGTGGCCAGGCGGCGCAGCCGGCTGTTGGCGTCGGGCGCGACCAGCCGCTGCAGATGCCAGGCGCGGCGCACCGGATAGTGGCGCCGCAGCCGAATGAAGCCGCGGGCGAACGCCTCCGGCTCCTCCAGCCGCAGCAGATCGCGGCAGGCATCGACATCCCGCCCGATCGGATAGAGCCGCTCGACCATACAGGCCAGCTCCGCCCGCGCGTCGCCCCCACCGCAGCGCCACGGAATCGGCGCGACCGGCGGCAGCTCCCGCTCCATGCGCCAGCCCCCCTCGATGCCGAGGAAGCGGCAGAGGGCGTCGTAGACGAACTGCGTGTTGGCCGCCTTGCCGTCGAGCGAATGGCCGGCGATGTGCGGGGTGGCCACCACCACCTGCGGATGGGCGAGCAGCGCGCGGCTGACCGCCGGCTCCCCCTCCCAGCAGTCGAGCACAGCCAGGCGGGTGTCGTCCTGCTCCAGCCAGCCGAGCAGGGCGGCATTGTCCACCACCGCGCCACGGGCGGCGTTGAGCACCACCCGGCCGGAGAAGCGGGCCAATGCCGCCTCGTCGATCAGGTGGAGGGTGGGATGGGCGCCGTCGCGCACCAGCGGGGTGTGCAGGGTGAGCAGATCGGCCTGCTCCAGCAGCACCGGGAGGGGCTGCCAATCGAAGCCGTCGTCGCCGCGCAGCGCGCGCGGCGGATCGTTGGCCAACACCCGCATGCCCAGCCCCTCTGCCCGCCGCGCCACCTGCGTGCCGATCCGGCCGACCCCGACCACGCCAAGGACGGCGCCGTCGAGCCGCACGCCGTGGTGGTGCTCCAGATGGAGCAGGGCGGCGGTCATGTACTCGACCACCGATCCGGTCGAGCTGCCGGCGGCCGAGGCGAAGGCGATGCCGCGCGCGGCGAGCAGCGCGCGGTCGATGTGGTCGTCGCCGATGGTGGCGGTGGCGACGAAACGGACGCGGCTGCCGTCGAGCAGCGCGCCATCGACCCGGGTCGAGGAGCGGACCAGCAGGATGTCGGCGTCGCGCACCAGCCGGTTGGTGATCCCGTCGTGCTCGACCAGACGCAGGTCGACCCGAAATCCGGGCAGGGCGCCGAAGGCGGAATCGGCATGCCAGATGTGGCGGTCGGCGACGATCACCAGGGAAGGCCTCACGCCGCCCGACCACGGATGCGGGCGATCAGGGCGCTGGTCGAGCAGCCGCCGACGAAAGGAATCACATGCACCGAACCGCCCCACCCCTCGACCTCGTCGGCGCCGACGATCCGCGACCGATCGTAGTCGCCCCCCTTGACCAGCAGGTCGGGACGCAGCCGGCGGATCAACTGCAGCGGGGTCGGCTGGGAGAAGAGCACCACCGCGTCGACCGAACGGAGCGCCGCCAGCAGGCAGGCGCGCGCCTCCTGCGGTTGGATCGGCCGCTCGGGCCCCTTGAGGCCGCGGACCGAGGCGTCGTCGTTGAGGCCGACGATCAGCCGCTCCCCCAGCGCCCGCGCCGCGGCGAGGTAGGTGACGTGGCCGGGATGGAGCAGGTCGAAGCAGCCGTTGGTGAAGACCACCCGCCTGCCCTCCGCGCGCCACCGCCGGCAGCGTGCCTCCGCCTCATCCCAGGAGAGCAGCGGGGCGGCGTCGCGCAACGACTGCCTGCCGTCCGGCGGCTACCGGCGGGACAAGGTCATCAGATCGACCACCGCGGTGACCCCCTCGACCGACATGGCCAGCTCGCGGGCGCGCAGCCGCTGGATCCCGTTGGCCACCACCCCCTGGAGATAGACCCGCCCCCCGACGGTCGAGACGTGGATGGTCAGACCCGAGACCACCGGATCGCTGAGCAGCTTCGCCTTCACCTTGGCCGTGAGCAGGCTGTCGGTGAAGAGATCGGTCACCGCGGGACTGCCCACCTTGAGCTCGCTGTGGACGTCGCGCACGCCGTCGATGGCGCGGCAGATGGCGATCGCCCGCCGGATGTGGTTCTCGCTCGGCAAATAGCCGGTGAGGTAGACCACGCCGTTGACCACCTCGATGCTCACCCAGCGCGACGGCATATCCTTCTCGGCGATCAATCGGGCGTCGACCTCGGTGGCCAGCTTGATGTCGTCGAAGTGGGCGCCGACCGGCCGCTCGTCCCGGGCCGCGCTCACCGTCGCCGCCGCTCCTCCGACCAGCGCGGTGGCCACACAGGAAGAGAGCAGCCACGGCAACAGAAACAGGGCAAGATACCGACCGATGCTCACTGCAACACCCTCCCGAGCAGAAAGGCGAGGATCAGCGAGAGGAGGAAGAGGAACAGGTAGAGCCCGACCTGGCGCTCCTTCCTGCGACGGTTCCATCGCCGATCCTCGTCGTCGAACCGCCCCATCGGGGGCTACCCCTCGCCCACCGCCGCCATGAGCAGGGGGAAGAGGAGCTCGATCGCACCGGCGATGGTGCAACTGCGCCCCCGCCCCTCCACCGCCTGCGCCACCACCCCGCCGGCGTCGGCGAACTGCGAGCCGCCGAGCACACAGGCGGTGACCGACTCCGGCGCCATGCCGACGCTGCGCGCGGCGTGCATCGCCTCGAGCAGCAGCCTGGGCATCACCACCGACGAGGCGACGTTGAGCCAGACGCCGTGCGCACTGGCGGCCACGATATCGGCGAACCGGCGGAAATCGTGCACCGCCGCCGCGCCGAACGCCTCGCCGTTGAGATGGGGAAAGCGGTTGTAGGCGTCGGCGCCGATCGCCGGATGGACGGTGACCGGCAGCCCGGCATCGACCGCCGAGGCGAGGATGGAGCGCTCACGATGCGGCGCGTCGCCGTCGATCAACTTGCGCCCCACCGCCGCGCCCAGCCCGATCCCCTCGGCCGCCGCCCAGTCGATCGCCTCCTTGATCAAGGCACAGCTCTCCGCACCGACCCCACCGCCGCCTCTCCCTTCGCCGAGGATCGATCCGGCCAGCGCCACCTCGACGTCGCGCACCATGGCGCTGCCGGTCAGCGCCAGTGCGCGCAGCCGCTTGCAGGCGATGGCGTGGGCCACCACCGGAGAGAGCCCCCGCTCGAGCAGCCGCCCGCCGCAGGCGAGCAACACGATGCGCCCGTCACGCAGCGCGCGGTTGACGGCGTCGCGCAGCCGCAGCAGATCCTGCGCCGCCCCCAGCGCCGGCAGGGAGCAGAGGAAATCGCGCAGGCTGCCGCCGGTGTGGTGGACGCCGGCGAAGTCGGCGCCGTCGGCCGTCACCGCCCGCTCGGCCAGCGGCACCGTCGGCAACCGGTCAAACGGGATGCGTCGGCTCATCGCCACCTCCTTCGGACGACAGCGTCCGGTCGATCAGGGCGCAGAGAAGGTGAAGCACGGTGATGTGCATCTCCTGCACCCTGGGGGTCGAATGGTGCGGAATGTTGATATGGAGCGCCACCGCCGCGCTGCGCCCCAGCGCCCCGCCGTCCCCGCCGGTGAGCGCGATCACCTCCATACCGCGGCCCGCCGCCTCCTCCGCCGCCGCCACCACGTTGGCTGAGTTGCCACTGGTCGAGATGGCCAGCAGCAGATCCCCCGGCCGCCCGAGGGCGGCCACCTGGCGGGCGAAGATCGCCTCGAAGGCAATGTCGTTGCCGATGCTGGTGATCACCGAGGCGTCGTGGGTGATGGCGATGGCCGCCAGCGCCGGACGGTCGGTCTCGAAGCGGTTGACCAGCTCACCGGCGAAGTGCTGGGCATCGGCCGCCGAACCGCCGTTGCCGCAGGCGATGATCTTGCCCCCATGATCGAGCGCGCGGCAGATCATCGCCGCGGCCTGCTGCAGCAACGGCGGCAGCAGGCCGCGCGCCCGCCGGCGCAGGGCGATCCCCTCATCCAGCAGCTGCTCGATCAATGCGACGGCGGCATCGCGATGCACGGTCATGGGCGGAAGGCGTCCTCGTAATGGGCGATCTGGTGCGAATCCGGTGTAACGATGAGCAGATCGAAGCGACATTGCAACCCGGCCAGCGTCGGATGGCGCGCCAGCCACGCCTCGGCGGCGCTGACCAGCCGGCGCTGCTTCTCCGGGGTCATGGCGCCCATCGACCGCTCGGGCAGCCGGTGGGCCTTGACCTCGACGAAGAGCAGCAGCCCGTCGCGCCGGGCGACCAGATCGAGCTCGCCCCGGCCGCCCCGGGCGTTGCGATCGAGGATGGTGAAGCCGCGCCGGACGAGGTGGCGGGCGGCCAACTCCTCGGCGGCCCGCCCCAGGGCGACGCGACCGCGGCCGCCCCGGCCGGTGGTCGCCCGACCGGTCACCGGGCGCGGTGGATCAGGTGGTAGACCCGCTGTTTGTCCACCCCCAGCCGCCTGGCCACCGCCCGCGCACGGGCCGACGCCGAATGGTCGCGCAGCCCGGAGTCGGCGAGCGCCGCGATGATGGTCTCGTCGTCCACCTCCGCCCCAAGCTCAGGATCGGGGGCGAAGAGCAGCACCACCTCGCCGCGCGGCGGCCGTTGCGCCACCTGCCGGGCGAGCCCCTCCAGAGAATCACGGACGAACTCCTCGTGCAGCTTGGTCAGCTCACGGGCCAGCACGGCCTGCAGGCCGCCCCCGCCGGCCCGCAGCAGCTCCTCCAGGGTCGCCCCCACCCGCCGGGCCGACTCCAGCACCACCACGGTATGGCGGCAGGCGACGATCTCCTCGATCCGCCGACGACGGTCACGCCCCTTGCGCGGCAGGAATCCGAGGAAGGTGAACGGATACGGCGGAAGGCCGGAGGCGGCGAGTGCGGCCAGCAGGCTGGATGCACCGGGGATCGGATGGACCGGCACCCCGGCCGCGATGCAGGCCTCGACCAGCGGGAAACCGGGGTCGCTGAGCAGCGGCGTGCCGGCATCCGAAATCAAGGCGATCGACGCCCCCCGCCGGATGCGGCCGACCATCTCGGCGCAACGGGCGCGCTCGTTGTGTTCGTGACAGGAGGCCATCGGCGTGGTGATGCGGTGACGCGCCAGCAGCCTGGCGCTGGTGCGGGTATCCTCGGCGAGGATCAGATCGACCGCGGCAAGCACCTCGATCGCGCGCAAGGTGATGTCGGCCAGGTTGCCGATCGGCGTGGCGACGAGGTAGAGCGCTCCGCCTCCGGAGGAGGAGGCGGAGCGGGCGGCTTCTTCCCGCGGCTCCATGATACGGGGAAGCGGAATCCCCCCTCAGGGAGAATCAGGGCACGACGAAGGTGGGGGTGATGGTCACCGCCGTCTGCGTGTTGATCTGCTGCTGGATGATCTGCTGGGTCTGCTGCTGCACCTGCTGCTGCACGGTGTTGGCCGACTGCTGCACCGAGGTGGTCACCGCGCTCTGTGTCGCCTGCTGGGCGGCGAGCTGGGCTGCGGTCTGCGATGCCTGGGCGGCGGCCGCCCCTCCAGCCTGCCTGGCCGCGGTCGATGCGGCGGTCGATGCGGCCGCCTTCTGCACCGCCTGTTGGGTCGTGGCCTGGGTGGCCTGCCGCGCCGCCACTCCTGCAGCCGCCCGCGGCGCACCGCCCGCGGGAATGCGCGGCGCCGGGACAGGTGTCGGAGCAGGCGTCGGCGCCGCTACCGGAGCCGGGGCGGGCCGGGGGGATGGCGAAGCACTGGATGCGGGCCTGACCACCCACTTCTTGCCATCCCACACGCTGTCCGGCGTCGGCTTGGGTGGTCTTGTTGCACCAACCGCCGGCACCCCGCCCGCCGGTGAAGCCTGTACCGTGCTCTTGGCACTGGAAGCGGACGGTGTAACCCACTTCTTGCCATCCCATACGCTGTCCGGCGTCGGCTTGGGCGGCCTGCGGTTCGTCACCGGGGCGGCCGCACTGTTGGGACCTCCTCCGCCGGGTGCCGTGGTGGATGACCCGCCACCCCCCTTGCCGGATGGCGCCTGCTTGCCACCGGCCGCACCATTACCCCCCGACCTTCCGGCCGCCGGGGAGTTGCCTGCTCCGCCGCCCTTCCCACCGGACGGCTGCTGCTTGCCGGCAGCGGGCTTCTTGCCGCCGGCCTTCTTCCCGCCTGCGGCCTGCTTCTTGCCGCCGGCCTTCTTCCCGCCTGCGGCCTCCTTCTTGCCCGCCTTCTTCCCACCTGCGGCCTGCTTCTTCTCCGACTTCTTCTTGCCCTCTTCCGACTTCTTCTCCCCGCCGCCGACGGGGCCGACCTCGGCCTCCTGCAGATCCTGACGGGTGGTCGGACGGACCCGGATCTGGCCGATCACGTTGATCTCCGCCGTCTGCCCCGCCTTGACCAGCGAGGTCTGACCGGTGGTGACCGACCGCATCGACACCAGCCCCTCACGCAACACCAGCTTGGAGGGGCGGGGAGGGATCGCCGCCAGCGAGGCGCGCGCCGTCGGCCGTTGCAGATCCCCCGGCAATACCTGGCTCATGTAGGTGCCGCCGGTGCCGCGCACCCCCATCACCGCGGTGGTGGTCTTCACCTGGAACGACCCCTTGCCCGGGGCCAGCTTCTTCACCTTGAA from Zetaproteobacteria bacterium includes:
- a CDS encoding BON domain-containing protein; this encodes MEPSQEGAPGRALPVPLPPLADPRLSAREGVAVSIGRYLALFLLPWLLSSCVATALVGGAAATVSAARDERPVGAHFDDIKLATEVDARLIAEKDMPSRWVSIEVVNGVVYLTGYLPSENHIRRAIAICRAIDGVRDVHSELKVGSPAVTDLFTDSLLTAKVKAKLLSDPVVSGLTIHVSTVGGRVYLQGVVANGIQRLRARELAMSVEGVTAVVDLMTLSRR
- the rsmI gene encoding 16S rRNA (cytidine(1402)-2'-O)-methyltransferase — protein: MEPREEAARSASSSGGGALYLVATPIGNLADITLRAIEVLAAVDLILAEDTRTSARLLARHRITTPMASCHEHNERARCAEMVGRIRRGASIALISDAGTPLLSDPGFPLVEACIAAGVPVHPIPGASSLLAALAASGLPPYPFTFLGFLPRKGRDRRRRIEEIVACRHTVVVLESARRVGATLEELLRAGGGGLQAVLARELTKLHEEFVRDSLEGLARQVAQRPPRGEVVLLFAPDPELGAEVDDETIIAALADSGLRDHSASARARAVARRLGVDKQRVYHLIHRAR
- the thiO gene encoding glycine oxidase ThiO; amino-acid sequence: MSGREVTVIGGGIVGCLTACLLRLRGVRVTLLEAGELGREASWAGAGILCPIHPWRYPDAFTRLVEASLARYPELQARLAAESGIDVGWRRSGLLIPFFGDEPHWRPAIDWSERFGWRLERLDGAQAQAAEPVLADGVRRALRWPEVAQLRNPRLLKATRRWMAKLGVDVRDHTPVARIRVDGGGVCGVELEDGGSLACRRLLVAAGSWSDRLLAPLGAALSIRPVKGQIVLLATRPGRVRHIVKHDEVYLVPRDDGRVLVGATMEEVGFRGGNTVAAIHSLLDGVMRMMPGLADCVIERQWMGFRPGSPDGMPFLGAIKGVPGLFVASGHYRNGVALAPITAEAMAALLCDESPPVDLAPFAPQRAVDFSSPLGYRLSTGGK
- a CDS encoding YraN family protein: MGRAAEELAARHLVRRGFTILDRNARGGRGELDLVARRDGLLLFVEVKAHRLPERSMGAMTPEKQRRLVSAAEAWLARHPTLAGLQCRFDLLIVTPDSHQIAHYEDAFRP
- a CDS encoding 4-phosphoerythronate dehydrogenase, whose amino-acid sequence is MRPSLVIVADRHIWHADSAFGALPGFRVDLRLVEHDGITNRLVRDADILLVRSSTRVDGALLDGSRVRFVATATIGDDHIDRALLAARGIAFASAAGSSTGSVVEYMTAALLHLEHHHGVRLDGAVLGVVGVGRIGTQVARRAEGLGMRVLANDPPRALRGDDGFDWQPLPVLLEQADLLTLHTPLVRDGAHPTLHLIDEAALARFSGRVVLNAARGAVVDNAALLGWLEQDDTRLAVLDCWEGEPAVSRALLAHPQVVVATPHIAGHSLDGKAANTQFVYDALCRFLGIEGGWRMERELPPVAPIPWRCGGGDARAELACMVERLYPIGRDVDACRDLLRLEEPEAFARGFIRLRRHYPVRRAWHLQRLVAPDANSRLRRLATAAGLVLEREG
- the rfaE2 gene encoding D-glycero-beta-D-manno-heptose 1-phosphate adenylyltransferase; this translates as MRDAAPLLSWDEAEARCRRWRAEGRRVVFTNGCFDLLHPGHVTYLAAARALGERLIVGLNDDASVRGLKGPERPIQPQEARACLLAALRSVDAVVLFSQPTPLQLIRRLRPDLLVKGGDYDRSRIVGADEVEGWGGSVHVIPFVGGCSTSALIARIRGRAA
- a CDS encoding SIS domain-containing protein, whose amino-acid sequence is MTVHRDAAVALIEQLLDEGIALRRRARGLLPPLLQQAAAMICRALDHGGKIIACGNGGSAADAQHFAGELVNRFETDRPALAAIAITHDASVITSIGNDIAFEAIFARQVAALGRPGDLLLAISTSGNSANVVAAAEEAAGRGMEVIALTGGDGGALGRSAAVALHINIPHHSTPRVQEMHITVLHLLCALIDRTLSSEGGGDEPTHPV